A single window of Nocardia sp. NBC_01327 DNA harbors:
- a CDS encoding RICIN domain-containing protein, with the protein MSGIPRPPFRTALVRALALAAVLPAAMLAGAGPAAAQANGAIANPRSGLCMDTNGDPGVVNTVLQVRDCGDFTGQVWSFDAASGRVSNMSSGLCVDTNGDPGVVNTALLLRSCGDFTGQFWTYDGATAHISNVHSGLCVDTAGDPGVVNTGLVLRSCGDGIGQRWTVPAA; encoded by the coding sequence ATGTCTGGAATCCCTCGCCCGCCGTTTCGCACCGCCCTCGTCCGCGCGCTGGCCCTCGCCGCCGTACTGCCCGCGGCGATGCTCGCCGGAGCGGGTCCGGCGGCCGCGCAGGCGAACGGTGCGATCGCCAACCCGCGCAGCGGCCTGTGCATGGATACCAACGGAGATCCGGGTGTGGTGAATACCGTTCTGCAGGTGCGTGATTGTGGTGACTTCACCGGGCAGGTCTGGTCGTTCGACGCGGCGTCCGGCCGAGTGTCGAACATGTCCAGCGGGCTGTGCGTGGATACGAACGGTGATCCGGGCGTGGTGAATACCGCCCTGCTGCTGCGCAGCTGCGGCGACTTCACCGGGCAGTTCTGGACCTATGACGGTGCGACGGCGCACATCTCGAACGTGCACAGCGGATTGTGCGTCGATACGGCCGGTGATCCCGGTGTGGTGAATACCGGCCTGGTGTTGCGGAGCTGTGGCGACGGGATCGGCCAGCGCTGGACCGTACCGGCGGCCTAG
- a CDS encoding LysE/ArgO family amino acid transporter gives MSLIVAIGAQNAFVLRQGIRREHVLAVVAVCALSDVALITIGVAGFGAVVHAAPIVLTLAKYGGIAFLLGYAALAAKRAFSASALSAGGGTPIALGAAIATCLAVTWLNPHAYLDTMVLLGSFASTYASPDRWFLAAGAMVGSMIWFIALGFGARLLGPLFAKPMAWRVLDSVIALVMTGLAIGLLVS, from the coding sequence ATGTCCCTCATTGTGGCGATCGGCGCGCAAAACGCGTTTGTGCTGCGCCAGGGCATCCGCCGCGAGCATGTCCTGGCCGTGGTGGCGGTCTGCGCGCTGTCCGACGTGGCTCTGATCACCATCGGTGTCGCCGGCTTCGGCGCGGTGGTGCACGCCGCGCCGATTGTGCTGACCCTCGCCAAGTACGGGGGCATCGCGTTCCTGCTCGGCTATGCGGCGCTGGCGGCCAAGCGCGCGTTCTCGGCCTCGGCCCTGAGCGCGGGTGGCGGTACCCCGATCGCTTTGGGCGCGGCCATCGCCACCTGCCTGGCGGTGACCTGGCTCAACCCGCACGCCTATCTCGACACCATGGTCCTGCTGGGCTCCTTCGCCAGCACCTACGCCTCCCCGGACCGCTGGTTCCTGGCGGCCGGGGCCATGGTCGGCAGCATGATCTGGTTCATCGCACTGGGTTTCGGTGCGCGCCTGCTCGGTCCGCTGTTCGCCAAGCCGATGGCCTGGCGGGTACTCGACTCGGTCATCGCCCTCGTAATGACCGGTCTCGCAATCGGCTTGCTCGTAAGCTAG
- a CDS encoding LysR family transcriptional regulator ArgP yields the protein MDLQLDQLRALDAVISEGTFEAAARRLSVTPSAISQRIKALEDSAGRILVQRTKPVQPTESGLTVLRLAKQVQLLTSDTARELGDANQPAARLVNIPIAVNADSLQTWVMPALGRAAADVTFEIHREDEEHTTRLLRDGTVMAAITSTAAPVQGCTVRRLGAMRYRPTANAEFARTWFPDGPTAQAFAVAPVVLFDRKDDLQFRLMRRYTRRPVDPPRHYIPSSAGFSDAIRFGLGWGMMPDLQTRPGDKLVPLDSAVHIDVPLYWQQWRLDSPALGMVAATIAEAAAAALL from the coding sequence ATGGACCTGCAGCTCGATCAGCTCCGCGCACTCGATGCGGTCATCAGCGAGGGCACCTTCGAGGCCGCCGCGCGCCGGCTCAGCGTGACGCCGTCGGCAATCAGCCAGCGCATCAAGGCGCTGGAGGATTCCGCCGGGCGGATTCTGGTGCAGCGCACCAAACCGGTGCAGCCCACCGAATCCGGGCTGACCGTGCTGCGGCTGGCCAAACAGGTGCAGCTGCTGACCAGCGATACCGCGCGGGAGCTGGGAGATGCGAACCAGCCCGCCGCGCGCCTGGTCAATATCCCCATCGCGGTCAATGCCGATTCCCTGCAGACCTGGGTCATGCCCGCGCTGGGCCGCGCCGCCGCGGACGTGACCTTCGAGATCCATCGCGAGGACGAGGAGCACACCACCCGGCTGCTGCGCGACGGCACGGTCATGGCGGCCATCACCTCGACCGCCGCACCGGTGCAGGGCTGTACGGTCCGGCGGCTCGGCGCCATGCGCTATCGGCCCACGGCGAACGCCGAATTCGCCCGGACCTGGTTCCCCGACGGACCGACCGCGCAGGCGTTCGCGGTCGCGCCGGTGGTCCTGTTCGACCGCAAGGACGATCTGCAGTTCCGGCTCATGCGGCGGTACACCCGCAGGCCCGTGGATCCGCCCCGGCACTACATTCCGTCCTCGGCGGGATTCTCCGACGCCATCCGGTTCGGATTGGGCTGGGGCATGATGCCGGATCTGCAGACCCGGCCCGGCGACAAACTCGTCCCCCTGGACAGCGCGGTCCACATCGATGTTCCGCTCTACTGGCAGCAGTGGCGACTGGACTCCCCCGCACTCGGTATGGTCGCGGCAACCATTGCCGAAGCCGCGGCGGCGGCGCTGCTCTGA